The following coding sequences lie in one Pelecanus crispus isolate bPelCri1 chromosome 9, bPelCri1.pri, whole genome shotgun sequence genomic window:
- the LCNL1 gene encoding lipocalin-like 1 protein: MRTVGLSLGLALLCLLHTQAKDPAEGLDKSKIAGKWHIIALASNSESYLRKKDKLKMAMATITVLGEGDLKISFAIPTPEGCKKSESIYKQTGIPGEYYSSERGNKTAQVVDTDGKTYAVIFASRVKNGRTLHMLRLYSRTRELSPKITALFKKLAGEKSFTDEMIRMLPSQEECSLDEV; the protein is encoded by the exons ATGAGGACCGTGGGGCTGAGCCTGGGGCTGGCCCTGCTCTGCTTGCTGCACACACAGGCCAAGGACCCAGCTGAGGGGCTGGACAAGAGCAAG ATTGCAGGGAAATGGCACATTATTGCTCTGGCCTCCAACTCTGAGAGCTACCTCCGAAAGAAGGACAAGCTGAAGATGGCGATGGCCACCATCACAGTCTTGGGGGAGGGCGACCTGAAGATCTCCTTTGCCATTCCCAC CCCAGAGGGATGTAAGAAATCAGAGTCAATCTACAAGCAAACAGGCATCCCAGGTGAATACTACAGCTCTG AGAGAGGCAATAAAACAGCACAGGTGGTGGATACTGATGGCAAGACGTACGCAGTTATCTTTGCCTCCAGAGTGAAGAATGGGAGGACCTTGCACATGCTGAGGCTCTACA GCAGAACCCGGGAGTTGAGCCCCAAAATCACAGCACTGTTCAAGAAGCTTGCAGGGGAGAAGAGCTTCACCGATGAGATGATCAGGATGCTGCCCAGCCAGG AGGAATGCAGCCTCGATGAAGTGTAG
- the LOC104035010 gene encoding LOW QUALITY PROTEIN: lipocalin-15-like (The sequence of the model RefSeq protein was modified relative to this genomic sequence to represent the inferred CDS: substituted 1 base at 1 genomic stop codon), with protein sequence MTALLPSLALALLCLLWAGAEIPAQSGFKAKKFAGTWHVAATVSNCSVFLKIKDRMKSSITTISFTPEGDLAMKLFWSLLDRCQKFELLFQQSGQAGHYIGTXRKRDLCVMETDYSHYAIMHELQQSGRDPSTALQLLTREQDVSPQLLQKFRELIPTMGLTKDMMAVLPKSDQCTKAIG encoded by the exons ATGACAGCGTTGCTGCCCAGCCTGGCgctggccctgctctgcctgctgtgggcaggggctgAGATCCCTGCACAGTCGGGCTTCAAGGCCAAGAAG TTTGCAGGGACATGGCATGTTGCAGCCACTGTTTCCAACTGCTCCGTGTTCCTGAAGATAAAAGACAGGATGAAGTCGTCCATCACCACAATCAGCTTCACACCGGAGGGGGACCTGGCTATGAAGCTTTTCTGGTCCCT gCTGGACAGATGCCAAAAGTTTGAGCTGCTCTTCCAGCAAagtgggcaggcagggcactACATAGGTACGT GACGAAAGAGGGACCTGTGTGTGATGGAGACAGACTATAGCCACTATGCCATCATGCACGAGCTCCAGCAGAGTGGACGGGACCCCAGCAccgctctgcagctcctca CGAGGGAGCAGGACGTGAGCCCCCAGCTTCTGCAGAAGTTCAGAGAGCTCATCCCCACCATGGGCCTGACCAAGGACATGATGGCTGTCCTGCCCAAGTCGG ATCAGTGCACCAAGGCCATTGGGTGA
- the LOC104035008 gene encoding lipocalin, which yields MHAMLLSVLGLALLGALHAQDSIPVQTDFQQDKLMGRWYSIGLASNSNWFKEKKQLMKMCTTVISTTTEGNLEVASTYPKGDQCVKRNSLYTKTEQPGRFSYTSPRWGSKHDIRVVETNYDEYALVATQISKSTSSSTMVLLYSRTKELSPERLERFTEFSREQGLTDEEILILPQTDKCMEDAA from the exons ATGCACGCCATGCTGCTCAGCGTCCTGGGGCTGGCCCTGCTCGGGGCACTGCACGCGCAGGACAGCATTCCCGTGCAAACCGACTTCCAGCAGGACAAG CTCATGGGGAGATGGTACAGCATCGGCCTGGCCTCCAACTCCAACTGGTTCAAGGAGAAGAAGCAGCTGATGAAGATGTGCACCACTGTCATCTCCACCACCACAGAAGGGAACCTGGAAGTCGCTTCCACCTACCCCAA GGGTGACCAGTGCGTGAAGAGGAACAGCCTTTACACCAAGACGGAGCAGCCAGGGCGGTTCAGCTACACCAGCCCAC GCTGGGGCAGCAAGCATGACATCCGTGTGGTGGAGACCAACTACGATGAGTATGCCTTGGTGGCCACCCAGATCTCCAAGAGCACCAGCTCCTCCACCATGGTGCTGCTCTACA GCCGGACGAAGGAGCTCAGTCCCGAGCGCCTGGAGAGGTTCACCGAGTTCTCCAGGGAGCAGGGCCTGACGGATGAAGAGATCCTCATCCTGCCCCAGACCG acAAATGCATGGAAGATGCTGCCTAG